The following coding sequences lie in one Fundulus heteroclitus isolate FHET01 chromosome 20, MU-UCD_Fhet_4.1, whole genome shotgun sequence genomic window:
- the LOC118556646 gene encoding paraneoplastic antigen Ma6E-like, which translates to MLTVAGAGERSGAEAGGLRERRQEGRDEAGWRWEHTMWDEGCWETTAAWEQRLLNGGLGATEDVLGAAGDGAAESLAGSVEDDLGAAGGGAGESSAGSVEDGLGAAGGKAAEFSAGSVEDGLGAAGGGAGESSAGSVEDGLGAAGGEAGSAGGRAVETQAAGVAVGDPGEAQSSGGETAGSLVVVVAEGGPGEAGTEAGVAVGDLVVAGSAGREAGGSQVAGSGPLGPPHRTLEPWLEASSPGPPLWTGELALEAGSPGLPLWTLEA; encoded by the exons ATGTTGACcgtggctggagcaggagaacgTAGTGGAGCCGAAGCCGGGGGACTGAGGGAACGCAGGCAGGAAGGCAGAGACGAGGCTGGCTGGAGATGGGAGCACACGATGTGGGACGAAGGATGCTGGGAGAC AACGGCGGCTTGGGAGCAACGCCTCTTGAACGGCGGCTTGGGAGCAACGGAGGACGTCCTGGGCGCGGCAGGCGACGGAGCAGCAGAGTCCTTGGCAGGCTCCGTGGAGGACGACCTGGGcgcggcaggcggcggagcaggagaGTCCTCGGCAGGCTCCGTGGAGGACGGCCTGGGCGCGGCAGGCGGCAAAGCAGCAGAGTTCTCGGCAGGCTCCGTGGAGGACGGCCTGGGcgcggcaggcggcggagcaggagaGTCCTCGGCAGGCTCCGTGGAGGACGGCCTGGGCGCGGCAGGCGGCGAGGCAGGGTCAGCCGGCGGCAGAGCAGTAGAGACTCAGgcggcgggcgtcgcggtgggcgaccccggcgaggcgCAGTCATCGGGCGGCGAAACGGCAGGGTCTTTGGTGGTGGTCGTCGCGGAAGGCGGCCCCGGCGAGGCTGGAACAgaggcgggcgtcgcggtgggcgacctcGTCGTGGCTGGGTCAGCTGGCAGAGAGGCAGGAGGATCTCAGGTAGCTGGCAGTGGACCTCTTGGACCGCCTCACAGGACCTTGGAGCCTTGGCTGGAGGCGAGTTCCCCTGGACCACCTCTCTGGACTggagagctggcactggaggcgggtTCCCCTGGACTGCCTCTCTGGACTCTGGAGgcttga